Proteins found in one Opitutaceae bacterium genomic segment:
- a CDS encoding LptA/OstA family protein has translation MKFLPIFLALAVATSAHAADATKTEITSRALEMTSNDDESRAVFTGDVQVTGTNLSLTCDRLEVVATRIGDKSATLGKLERFKSLVATGRVRIVQADREATCGRAEVYPREDKIILTQNPTVIDHGSGSVAVGEPLILFRGERRVQGENIRITFPPIRDLGFEADKKAPEGQ, from the coding sequence ATGAAATTCCTGCCGATTTTCCTGGCACTGGCCGTGGCCACGTCCGCCCATGCAGCCGATGCCACCAAGACCGAGATCACAAGTCGCGCGCTTGAAATGACAAGCAACGACGATGAGTCTCGCGCGGTCTTCACCGGAGACGTGCAGGTCACGGGCACCAACCTTTCACTCACCTGCGACCGCCTGGAAGTGGTTGCCACCCGCATAGGCGACAAGTCTGCCACACTCGGGAAGCTCGAACGTTTCAAGAGCCTGGTTGCAACCGGCCGCGTGCGCATCGTACAAGCGGATCGCGAGGCCACTTGCGGGAGGGCCGAAGTCTACCCGCGCGAAGATAAGATTATCCTGACGCAAAACCCGACCGTGATCGACCACGGGAGCGGCTCCGTGGCGGTGGGCGAACCGCTCATTCTTTTCCGCGGCGAACGGCGCGTCCAGGGAGAGAACATTCGCATTACCTTCCCCCCCATCCGTGACCTCGGTTTTGAGGCGGACAAGAAAGCTCCTGAAGGGCAATGA